One stretch of Natrinema salaciae DNA includes these proteins:
- a CDS encoding DUF7521 family protein, giving the protein MSFYAAAMPTAIALAVVKTLVLIVGGVITFFAYKAYRRTQQPALGYLTFGFGLVTLGLVLAGMLYELLSVPLMTGILLESLLVLAGFLVIAYSLYVT; this is encoded by the coding sequence ATGTCGTTCTACGCCGCGGCAATGCCGACCGCGATCGCGCTCGCGGTCGTCAAGACGCTCGTCCTCATCGTCGGCGGCGTTATCACGTTCTTCGCGTACAAGGCCTACCGCCGAACGCAGCAGCCGGCGCTTGGCTATCTCACGTTCGGGTTCGGGCTGGTCACGCTCGGACTGGTGCTGGCCGGCATGCTGTACGAACTGCTCTCGGTGCCGCTGATGACCGGTATTCTGCTCGAGAGTCTGCTCGTGCTCGCCGGCTTTCTCGTGATCGCCTATTCGCTGTACGTCACGTAA
- a CDS encoding sulfite exporter TauE/SafE family protein, translating into MSPVSIASVAGSGPGFEHANLLVLFVVGLLAGAHCLGMCGPLVTTYADRIGAASGKRRDDTLTGYEVRQHALFNLGRTVSYAAIGGLFGLLGAIAIASSEAVAAVGDSVRGATGILVGIAIVASGVYYLRGRTAVPGHGLPVVGTAFRRLSGLLSNRVDRLATSPGIVALGAVHGFMPCPIIYPAYLYAFAIGSPTRGALSLAVLGLGTIPTLFAYGTVLNTIDAETRVRLHRGLGAAFVVLGYIPLSHGLMLYGIHLPHLPLPYAPPF; encoded by the coding sequence ATGTCTCCCGTTTCGATCGCGAGCGTTGCAGGGTCGGGGCCCGGATTCGAGCACGCGAACCTGCTCGTCCTCTTCGTCGTCGGGCTCCTCGCCGGCGCGCACTGCCTGGGAATGTGCGGGCCGCTGGTGACGACCTACGCCGATCGGATCGGTGCAGCGAGCGGGAAGCGCCGCGACGATACGCTTACCGGCTACGAAGTGCGCCAGCACGCGCTGTTCAACCTCGGACGGACGGTCAGCTACGCCGCTATCGGCGGCCTGTTCGGCCTGCTGGGCGCGATTGCGATCGCCTCGAGCGAGGCCGTCGCCGCGGTTGGCGACTCCGTCAGGGGGGCGACGGGAATCCTCGTCGGGATCGCGATCGTCGCCAGCGGCGTCTACTACCTGCGCGGGCGGACCGCCGTTCCCGGCCACGGGCTGCCGGTCGTCGGAACGGCGTTCCGACGGCTCTCGGGGCTGCTCTCGAACCGGGTCGACCGACTCGCGACGTCGCCGGGGATCGTCGCGCTCGGCGCAGTCCACGGGTTCATGCCGTGTCCGATCATCTATCCGGCCTACCTCTACGCGTTCGCGATCGGCTCGCCGACGAGGGGGGCGCTCTCGCTGGCCGTCCTCGGACTGGGAACGATCCCGACGCTGTTCGCCTACGGGACCGTCCTGAACACGATCGACGCCGAGACGCGCGTTCGACTGCACCGCGGGCTGGGCGCGGCGTTCGTCGTCCTGGGCTATATCCCCCTCTCGCACGGGCTGATGCTGTACGGCATCCACCTGCCGCATCTCCCGCTGCCGTACGCACCACCGTTCTAA
- a CDS encoding TRAM domain-containing protein: MEISEKLLCLFSTDVSEEEDRYVIEVPRQEVETGDIDPGEVYRVALISREDDSGADEGSASAAPQSAPSEPQPPVDVGETRYVEIEDIGKQGDGIARVERGYVIIVPGADVGERVKIEVTEVKSNFAVGEIIEETF; the protein is encoded by the coding sequence GTGGAGATATCTGAAAAATTGCTGTGTCTGTTCAGTACGGACGTTTCGGAAGAGGAGGATCGGTACGTCATCGAGGTTCCGCGTCAGGAAGTCGAGACCGGTGATATCGACCCCGGTGAGGTTTATCGCGTCGCGCTCATCTCGCGCGAGGACGACAGCGGTGCCGACGAGGGGTCGGCCAGTGCCGCGCCCCAGAGCGCGCCGTCGGAGCCGCAGCCACCGGTCGACGTCGGCGAAACGCGCTACGTCGAGATCGAAGACATCGGGAAACAGGGCGACGGAATCGCCCGCGTCGAACGCGGGTACGTCATCATCGTTCCCGGTGCCGACGTCGGCGAACGCGTCAAGATCGAAGTTACCGAAGTCAAGTCGAACTTCGCGGTCGGCGAGATCATCGAGGAGACGTTCTAA
- a CDS encoding NAD(P)/FAD-dependent oxidoreductase, which yields MTGDDELDVAVGADAFTREGTGLEVAVVGAGAVGATAAYDLAREGADVTLYDRGSVASDATGRAAGICYDAFADELDAEIASDAIERFRALSGDDTFPFVECPYVWLAREGDADRADAVREQVRRMQANDVVAFEMDGDALADRFPALRTDDVAVAGIAGGAGYTDPAEYAACLAAAATGAGATLETETPVDVRTDPARVVRPDGETHEVDAVLVTAGARTKELLANAGISLAVKPYRVQALVADGDLAEPMCYDASGDFYLRPHAGGFLAGDGTEEREADPDAYDRDADPAFAEELTARVAHRVPALAESELERAWAGLCTATPDRDPLVGAVADGLYVATGFQGHGFMRAPAIGQRLAEEILGGSGIDAFDPTRFDGDESFDVVEGMALDRN from the coding sequence ATGACCGGCGACGACGAGCTCGACGTGGCCGTCGGCGCGGACGCGTTCACTCGGGAGGGAACCGGGCTCGAGGTGGCGGTCGTCGGTGCAGGAGCCGTCGGCGCGACCGCAGCGTACGACCTCGCCCGCGAGGGGGCGGACGTGACCCTCTACGACCGCGGCAGCGTCGCGAGCGACGCGACTGGCCGAGCAGCGGGCATCTGCTACGACGCCTTCGCGGACGAGCTCGACGCCGAGATTGCCAGCGACGCGATCGAACGGTTCCGCGCGCTCTCGGGCGACGACACGTTCCCGTTCGTCGAGTGTCCCTACGTCTGGCTCGCCCGCGAGGGCGACGCCGATCGGGCGGACGCCGTCCGCGAACAGGTGCGACGGATGCAGGCCAACGACGTCGTGGCCTTCGAGATGGACGGCGACGCGCTCGCGGATCGGTTCCCCGCCCTGCGAACCGACGACGTCGCGGTCGCGGGGATCGCCGGCGGCGCTGGCTATACCGATCCCGCCGAGTACGCGGCCTGTCTCGCGGCCGCAGCCACCGGCGCGGGGGCTACCCTCGAGACCGAGACCCCGGTCGACGTTCGAACCGATCCCGCTCGAGTGGTCCGTCCCGACGGCGAGACCCACGAGGTCGACGCGGTGCTCGTGACCGCCGGTGCGCGCACGAAGGAACTACTCGCGAACGCGGGGATCTCCCTCGCCGTGAAACCGTACCGCGTGCAGGCGCTCGTCGCTGACGGCGACCTCGCGGAGCCGATGTGTTACGACGCGAGCGGCGACTTCTACCTGCGACCGCACGCCGGCGGTTTCCTCGCCGGCGACGGCACCGAGGAGCGCGAGGCCGACCCCGACGCCTACGATCGGGACGCCGATCCGGCGTTCGCCGAGGAGCTCACGGCGCGGGTCGCACACCGGGTCCCCGCTCTCGCGGAGAGCGAACTCGAGCGGGCGTGGGCCGGTCTCTGTACGGCGACGCCGGACAGGGATCCGCTGGTCGGTGCTGTCGCCGACGGGCTCTACGTCGCGACCGGGTTCCAGGGCCACGGCTTCATGCGCGCGCCGGCGATCGGACAGCGACTCGCGGAAGAAATACTCGGCGGATCGGGGATCGACGCGTTCGACCCGACGCGGTTCGACGGCGACGAGTCGTTCGACGTCGTCGAGGGAATGGCACTCGATCGGAACTGA
- a CDS encoding MarR family transcriptional regulator: MSLSTAEDRATAAEETLSEEEYRDRLRELPPSAKLVAKVLETDSPLSQGQLAEESLLPDRTVRYALNRLEDVDLVGSRYSFRDARKQVYYLKN, translated from the coding sequence ATGAGCCTGAGCACAGCCGAGGACCGCGCCACTGCCGCCGAAGAAACCCTGTCCGAGGAGGAATACCGCGACCGGCTTCGAGAGCTGCCCCCGAGTGCGAAACTCGTCGCGAAAGTGCTGGAAACCGACTCGCCGCTCTCGCAGGGCCAACTCGCCGAGGAATCGCTCCTTCCCGACCGGACCGTTCGCTACGCGCTCAATCGTCTCGAGGACGTCGATCTCGTCGGCTCCCGGTACAGTTTCCGGGACGCCCGCAAGCAGGTGTACTACCTCAAGAACTGA
- a CDS encoding radical SAM protein: MTAPETLSVTIVDGYVDEPAHFGVPPYISTYPRYVAGALVDAGVPRETITYHTIDRLRDEPDYWRDVDEADLLIYLGGMTVPGKYVGGTPAEPDEVRKLAWTADGTSLMGGPVKFGVGDENAGATETERQDLDFDFVAKGDVEAAVYDLVESGLEGFNNRMRDIDEVSRWAREGAFVVEQHPNHPDYLIAELETSRGCAYRCSFCTEPLYGNPSFRPPPTVVGEVDALSDYGVTHFRLGRQADILAYGGDGEAPNPDALRQLYSGIRDVAPDLETLHLDNMNPITIVEWPEKSREGIRIIAEHNTPGDTAAFGLESADPVVQEENNLNVTAEECFQAVRIVNEEAGWRPGGDPDAAPTFGQDAPNRLPKLLPGINLLHGLKGEREETYERNRAFLQRVYDEGYMLRRINIRQVMAFDGTEMSETGAEIANEHKKLFKRYKKRVREEIDNPMLERVAPPGTVLPDVHLEYHQDGKTFGRQLGTYPLLVGVPGERELGRTIDVAVVDHGYRSVTGVPYPLDLNAASMDELTAIPGIGDSTAGDIVVNRPYEAVADADLETAFDLSRFVTTRPLEPAD; encoded by the coding sequence ATGACTGCCCCCGAGACGCTGTCGGTGACGATCGTCGATGGCTACGTCGACGAGCCCGCACACTTCGGGGTGCCGCCGTACATCTCGACGTATCCGCGGTACGTCGCGGGCGCGCTCGTGGATGCGGGCGTCCCCCGCGAGACGATCACCTACCATACGATCGACCGGCTTCGCGACGAGCCCGACTATTGGCGGGACGTCGACGAGGCCGATCTCCTGATCTACCTCGGCGGGATGACCGTTCCCGGCAAGTACGTCGGTGGCACGCCGGCCGAGCCGGACGAGGTTCGCAAGCTCGCCTGGACCGCCGACGGGACGAGCCTGATGGGCGGCCCCGTCAAGTTCGGCGTCGGCGACGAGAACGCCGGCGCGACCGAGACCGAACGTCAGGACCTCGACTTCGATTTCGTCGCCAAGGGTGACGTCGAGGCCGCCGTCTACGACCTCGTCGAGAGCGGGCTCGAGGGGTTCAACAACCGAATGCGGGACATCGACGAGGTGTCGCGGTGGGCCCGGGAGGGTGCGTTCGTCGTCGAGCAACACCCCAACCACCCCGACTACCTCATCGCCGAACTCGAGACCTCTCGCGGCTGCGCGTACCGCTGCTCGTTCTGTACGGAACCGCTCTACGGCAACCCGTCGTTCCGGCCGCCGCCGACCGTCGTCGGCGAGGTCGACGCGCTCTCCGACTACGGCGTCACACACTTCCGGCTCGGTCGGCAGGCCGACATCCTCGCCTACGGCGGCGACGGCGAAGCACCCAACCCGGACGCCCTTCGGCAGCTCTACAGCGGGATTCGCGACGTCGCGCCCGACCTCGAGACGCTCCACCTGGACAATATGAACCCGATCACGATCGTGGAGTGGCCCGAGAAGAGCCGGGAGGGGATCCGGATCATCGCCGAGCACAACACGCCCGGCGACACGGCCGCGTTCGGCCTCGAGTCGGCCGACCCGGTCGTCCAGGAGGAGAACAACCTGAACGTCACTGCCGAGGAGTGTTTCCAGGCGGTGCGGATCGTCAACGAGGAAGCCGGCTGGCGGCCCGGTGGGGACCCCGACGCCGCGCCCACCTTCGGGCAAGACGCCCCCAACCGACTCCCCAAGCTGCTCCCCGGGATCAACCTCCTGCACGGACTCAAGGGCGAACGCGAGGAGACCTACGAGCGCAATCGCGCGTTCCTCCAGCGCGTCTACGACGAGGGCTACATGCTCCGCCGGATCAACATCCGGCAGGTGATGGCCTTCGACGGGACCGAGATGAGTGAGACGGGAGCCGAGATCGCCAACGAGCACAAGAAACTGTTCAAACGGTACAAAAAGCGCGTTCGCGAGGAGATCGACAACCCGATGCTCGAGCGGGTCGCCCCTCCGGGGACCGTCCTCCCGGACGTCCACCTCGAGTACCACCAGGACGGCAAGACGTTCGGCCGTCAACTCGGCACCTATCCCCTCCTGGTTGGGGTGCCCGGCGAGCGCGAACTCGGACGGACGATCGACGTCGCGGTCGTCGACCACGGCTATCGCTCCGTCACCGGCGTCCCCTATCCGCTGGATCTCAACGCGGCCTCGATGGACGAACTCACCGCCATCCCCGGCATCGGCGACAGCACCGCCGGGGACATCGTCGTCAATCGCCCCTACGAGGCGGTCGCCGACGCCGACCTCGAGACCGCGTTCGACCTCTCCCGATTCGTCACGACGCGGCCGCTCGAGCCCGCGGACTGA
- a CDS encoding DUF7559 family protein, whose amino-acid sequence MPPTEEIVCTAEDCFLDLFENHYTYDVPDEFDITELSCPVCGGTDCLERVEL is encoded by the coding sequence ATGCCGCCGACGGAAGAGATCGTCTGTACCGCCGAGGACTGTTTTCTCGACCTCTTCGAGAACCACTACACGTACGACGTCCCCGACGAGTTCGACATCACGGAGCTGTCGTGTCCGGTCTGCGGGGGAACCGACTGTCTCGAGCGGGTCGAACTTTGA
- a CDS encoding MBL fold metallo-hydrolase encodes MDVVSRSVPVATRAPSGDTNAYLLGTDPAVLVDPAARTDELDRLVRERTVEHILVTHTHPDHVGAVDAYATATDATVWARYGRTDRFRDATGRKPDRTFVPGATIRLGDECVRVLDAPGHAPDHVALEAGRGGPVLCGDCAVREGSVVVGAPEGDMRAYVTTLRRLRAAAPPALYPGHGPEIDAPRETLERLLSHRAERERRVFDAVAGGAETLDDVLDGAYEKDLSGVRDLARATVVAHLEKLAVEGRVRWDGERAARAGASASADEDD; translated from the coding sequence ATGGATGTCGTTTCCCGTTCCGTTCCGGTTGCCACGCGCGCTCCGAGCGGCGATACCAACGCCTACCTGCTCGGGACCGATCCGGCGGTTCTCGTCGATCCGGCGGCGCGGACCGACGAACTCGATCGACTGGTCCGCGAGCGAACCGTCGAGCACATCCTCGTCACGCACACCCATCCCGATCACGTCGGTGCCGTCGACGCCTACGCGACCGCGACCGACGCGACGGTCTGGGCCAGATACGGGCGAACCGACCGATTTCGCGACGCGACGGGCCGCAAACCCGACCGCACGTTCGTGCCGGGGGCGACGATCCGCCTCGGCGACGAGTGCGTCCGCGTCCTCGACGCGCCGGGCCACGCGCCCGATCACGTCGCACTCGAGGCCGGCCGCGGCGGCCCGGTCCTCTGTGGCGACTGTGCCGTCCGCGAAGGTAGCGTCGTCGTCGGCGCGCCCGAGGGCGACATGCGCGCGTACGTGACGACGTTGCGTCGGCTCCGGGCGGCGGCTCCCCCGGCACTCTACCCGGGACACGGCCCCGAAATCGACGCGCCCCGCGAGACGCTCGAGCGACTGCTCTCCCACCGAGCCGAGCGCGAGCGGCGGGTATTCGACGCGGTCGCCGGCGGTGCCGAGACCCTCGACGACGTCCTCGACGGGGCCTACGAGAAGGACCTCTCTGGCGTGCGCGACCTCGCGCGGGCGACGGTCGTCGCCCACCTCGAGAAGCTCGCCGTCGAGGGACGCGTTCGGTGGGACGGCGAGCGGGCGGCGAGAGCGGGGGCGTCCGCGTCCGCGGACGAGGACGACTGA
- a CDS encoding Hsp20/alpha crystallin family protein, with product MTIKDIGSSLGDALYRQVGRANGRVQNYRSLPVDILENETSYRVVFDAPGAEPDDVQVRYLDGNVRIRIDRFRQFHEGHEMRFPGRGMSLSGDAELPSDAVVDPDAGTARLSETGTLSVDIPKGSSIGDADESETADGLEATDGSAAESDREQGSGTETGPVTIDD from the coding sequence GTGACCATCAAAGACATCGGTTCGTCGCTCGGAGACGCCCTCTACCGACAGGTCGGCCGCGCGAACGGCCGCGTCCAGAACTACCGCTCGCTCCCCGTCGACATCCTCGAAAACGAAACCTCCTATCGGGTCGTCTTCGACGCACCCGGTGCCGAACCGGACGACGTTCAGGTCCGCTACCTCGACGGGAACGTCAGGATCCGGATCGACCGGTTCAGGCAGTTTCACGAGGGGCACGAGATGCGATTTCCCGGCCGCGGGATGTCGCTCTCCGGCGACGCCGAGTTACCGAGCGACGCGGTCGTCGATCCGGACGCCGGAACGGCGCGGCTCAGCGAGACGGGAACGCTGAGCGTCGACATTCCGAAGGGCTCGTCGATCGGCGACGCCGACGAGAGCGAGACCGCGGACGGACTCGAGGCGACCGACGGGTCCGCGGCCGAATCGGACCGCGAGCAGGGTTCGGGGACGGAAACGGGACCGGTCACCATCGACGACTGA
- a CDS encoding class I SAM-dependent methyltransferase, with protein MKGQEWYQADDIAEEYDDKRFSRGGQLIDRREKEAVLEAIMPVEDRKVLEIACGTGRFTVMLAHQGADVVGLDISAAMLQQGRRKARNADVTGTLDFLRGDAGRLPFPDDHFDTVVAMRFFHLADDPQAFLQEMRRVSRDQIVFDTFNRFSTRSVYNWALPMGSRLYSKSEVAVLLAKTDLTLVDVEDDFLLPYGLYRSIPNGLASPLRALDKTIGELPVTDHFASVSYWNARVR; from the coding sequence GTGAAAGGACAGGAGTGGTACCAGGCCGACGACATCGCTGAGGAGTACGACGACAAGCGGTTCTCCCGGGGCGGACAGCTGATCGACCGCCGGGAGAAGGAGGCCGTCCTCGAGGCTATCATGCCGGTCGAGGACCGAAAGGTCCTCGAGATCGCCTGTGGTACCGGGCGGTTTACGGTCATGCTGGCCCATCAGGGCGCCGACGTCGTCGGACTCGATATCTCGGCGGCGATGTTACAGCAAGGGCGACGGAAAGCGCGGAACGCCGACGTCACGGGAACGCTCGACTTCCTCCGGGGCGACGCGGGGCGGCTGCCGTTCCCGGACGATCACTTCGACACCGTCGTCGCGATGCGGTTCTTCCATCTCGCGGACGATCCTCAGGCGTTCCTCCAGGAGATGCGACGGGTCTCCCGCGATCAGATCGTCTTCGACACGTTCAACCGGTTCTCGACGCGGAGCGTCTACAACTGGGCGCTTCCGATGGGGTCGCGGCTCTACTCGAAGAGCGAAGTCGCGGTGCTCCTCGCGAAGACCGACCTGACGCTCGTCGACGTCGAGGACGACTTCCTCCTGCCGTACGGGCTCTATCGGTCGATCCCTAACGGACTCGCGTCGCCGCTCCGAGCGCTCGACAAGACGATTGGCGAACTCCCGGTCACCGATCACTTCGCGTCGGTGTCGTACTGGAACGCGCGCGTTCGCTGA
- a CDS encoding CDGSH iron-sulfur domain-containing protein, with protein sequence MTRLVELEETGPRKLDPSDVDDEKGDIAVCQCGLSGSFPFCDGSHRRTRDEEDGTTYVYEDGERRAVERVVTADDDA encoded by the coding sequence ATGACACGACTTGTCGAACTCGAGGAAACGGGGCCGCGCAAACTCGACCCGTCGGACGTCGACGACGAGAAGGGAGACATCGCGGTCTGTCAGTGCGGACTCTCGGGGTCGTTTCCCTTCTGCGACGGGAGCCACCGACGGACCCGCGACGAGGAGGACGGAACGACGTACGTCTACGAGGACGGCGAGCGTCGAGCAGTCGAGCGAGTCGTAACGGCCGACGACGACGCGTAA
- a CDS encoding heavy metal translocating P-type ATPase produces the protein MDDDSRPTARSPAPTAAADAAAADSTARTETGDEPAAGVDAETCDLCGLPTPPTPITDPDADGSFCCRGCLEVNRTLERTDDAPDESAVRSRLDRLTDEDGRDLDDLDGEDAYLAVDGMHCSTCEAFLETTAEREPGVLGATASYATDTIRLVYDPDRLAAADLPDLVTGYGYTASDRAAADGDAGSDDGLAPLLLGGFFGMMVMVWYVLFLYPTYFDFEPVAEFGGYERAFLAANIWLFTSFILFYTGFPILRGASVSLRAGRPNMDLLVATAALGSYAYSTVATVLGQSHLYFDVTVAIVLVVTAGTHYERAVKRRATGLLSELTEQQVDEARLENGETVPLEAVDPGDRLLVRPGERVPLDGEVVSGSAAVDESLVTGESMPVGKGPGDDVRGGTVVTDAPIVLAVGDEAESTLDRLVSLLWSIQSARPGVQRLADKLATVFVPLVVAVAVATTALMLATGSSPSRALLVGLTVVIVSCPCALGLATPLAIAAGVQAAAERGIVVAAETIFEGASDVDVVVLDKTGTLTTGRMTVERVVTADDGPDAAAELRRRAGAVEALSEHPIAAAVADDAPDAEAATVAEFERADRGVSGVVDGDRVTVGHPDFLRDRGHAISDALESRIADARAAGRVPVVVGWDERARGVIAVGDSPREELGTALETLSEGREVVVLTGDEGAAADRFRELDGVDEVFAGVPPEAKAETVDRLRTRGTVAMVGDGSNDAPALATADVGIAMGGGTKLATDAADAVIVGDELAAVAETFDIAAGTHRRIRQNLGWAFAYNAVAIPLAVAGLLNPLFAAVAMAASSALVVCNSARSL, from the coding sequence ATGGACGACGATAGTCGACCGACCGCGCGTTCGCCCGCGCCGACAGCGGCGGCCGACGCCGCGGCGGCGGATTCGACCGCACGCACCGAGACCGGGGACGAACCGGCGGCCGGCGTCGACGCCGAGACCTGCGACCTCTGTGGTCTGCCGACCCCGCCGACTCCCATCACCGACCCGGACGCGGACGGCTCGTTCTGCTGTCGCGGCTGTCTCGAGGTCAACCGGACGCTCGAGCGGACCGACGACGCGCCCGACGAATCGGCGGTTCGGTCCCGGCTGGACCGGCTGACCGACGAGGACGGTCGCGACCTCGACGACCTCGACGGCGAAGACGCCTACCTCGCGGTCGACGGCATGCACTGTTCGACGTGCGAGGCCTTCCTCGAGACGACCGCCGAGCGCGAGCCGGGGGTCCTCGGCGCGACGGCGAGCTACGCGACCGACACGATCCGGCTCGTCTACGACCCCGACCGGCTCGCGGCCGCCGACCTCCCCGACCTCGTCACCGGCTACGGGTACACCGCGTCCGATCGGGCGGCCGCCGACGGAGACGCCGGCTCCGACGACGGACTCGCGCCGCTCCTCCTCGGCGGGTTCTTCGGCATGATGGTCATGGTGTGGTACGTCCTGTTTCTCTACCCGACCTACTTCGACTTCGAGCCGGTCGCCGAGTTCGGCGGCTACGAGCGAGCCTTCCTGGCGGCGAACATCTGGCTGTTCACGTCTTTCATCCTCTTCTACACGGGGTTCCCGATCCTCCGGGGCGCGTCCGTTAGCCTCCGGGCGGGACGGCCGAACATGGATCTGCTCGTCGCGACGGCCGCGCTCGGTTCGTACGCGTACAGCACCGTCGCAACCGTCCTCGGGCAGAGCCACCTCTACTTCGACGTCACCGTCGCGATCGTCCTCGTCGTCACTGCGGGCACCCACTACGAGCGAGCCGTCAAACGCCGCGCGACCGGGCTGCTCTCCGAACTGACCGAACAGCAGGTCGACGAGGCCCGCCTCGAGAACGGCGAGACCGTCCCGCTCGAGGCCGTCGACCCGGGCGACCGACTCCTCGTCCGTCCCGGCGAACGCGTGCCTCTCGACGGCGAGGTCGTGTCGGGGTCCGCCGCCGTCGACGAGTCCCTGGTTACCGGCGAATCGATGCCCGTCGGAAAGGGGCCCGGCGACGACGTACGCGGCGGGACCGTCGTCACCGACGCCCCGATCGTCCTCGCGGTCGGCGACGAAGCCGAGAGCACCCTCGATCGGCTCGTCTCCCTGCTCTGGTCGATCCAGAGCGCTCGCCCCGGCGTGCAGCGACTCGCGGACAAGCTCGCGACGGTCTTCGTCCCGCTGGTCGTCGCCGTCGCCGTCGCGACGACCGCCCTCATGCTCGCGACCGGCTCGAGTCCGTCGAGGGCGCTGCTGGTCGGGCTCACGGTCGTGATCGTCTCCTGTCCCTGTGCGCTGGGGCTCGCGACGCCGCTCGCCATCGCGGCCGGCGTTCAGGCCGCCGCCGAGCGGGGGATCGTCGTCGCCGCCGAGACGATCTTCGAGGGCGCGTCCGACGTCGACGTGGTCGTCCTCGACAAAACGGGAACGCTCACGACCGGACGGATGACCGTCGAACGCGTCGTGACCGCCGACGACGGTCCCGATGCCGCTGCCGAACTGCGCCGGCGCGCGGGCGCGGTCGAGGCCCTCTCCGAGCACCCGATCGCGGCCGCCGTGGCCGACGATGCACCCGATGCCGAAGCCGCGACCGTCGCGGAATTCGAGCGCGCGGACCGCGGCGTCAGTGGCGTCGTCGACGGCGACCGCGTCACCGTTGGCCATCCCGACTTCCTCCGCGATCGGGGACACGCGATTTCGGACGCGCTCGAGTCGCGGATCGCCGACGCTCGCGCGGCCGGCCGGGTCCCAGTCGTCGTCGGCTGGGACGAGCGGGCTCGCGGCGTGATCGCCGTCGGCGACTCGCCGCGCGAGGAACTGGGAACCGCGCTCGAGACGCTCTCCGAGGGGCGGGAGGTCGTCGTCCTCACCGGTGACGAGGGGGCGGCCGCCGACCGGTTCCGGGAGCTGGACGGCGTCGACGAGGTCTTCGCCGGCGTGCCGCCGGAAGCGAAAGCCGAGACCGTCGATCGGCTGCGGACTCGCGGGACCGTCGCGATGGTCGGCGACGGGAGCAACGACGCGCCCGCGCTGGCCACTGCCGACGTCGGGATCGCTATGGGGGGCGGAACGAAGCTCGCGACCGACGCGGCCGACGCGGTGATCGTCGGCGACGAACTCGCGGCCGTCGCCGAGACCTTCGACATCGCGGCGGGCACGCATCGGCGGATCCGTCAGAACCTCGGCTGGGCCTTCGCCTACAACGCGGTCGCGATCCCGCTCGCGGTCGCCGGCCTGCTCAATCCGCTGTTCGCCGCCGTCGCGATGGCCGCCAGCAGCGCGCTCGTCGTCTGTAACTCGGCGCGGTCGCTCTAG
- a CDS encoding YkgJ family cysteine cluster protein yields the protein MQSLEAELEDARQLAVADLADAIESIGFECTRCGACCKGDDADDHTATVFPDEVRDLEERDGAAGDDDWRDVARPMPYGLSETEEGGLEGETFEWALQTDGCGDCTFYEEDDAGVGACAAHDDRPLICRTYPFSVALAGTSQPMGEAVDEAGVVRAHECEGLGRDISRDDAEALARALKERAVRELEEAIAVRDEYEPADPGPGEVVVHDSEGAKGVDGTPLEE from the coding sequence GTGCAATCGCTCGAAGCCGAACTCGAAGACGCACGCCAGCTCGCCGTCGCCGACCTCGCGGACGCGATCGAGTCGATCGGCTTCGAGTGTACCCGTTGCGGAGCCTGCTGCAAGGGGGACGACGCCGACGACCACACCGCCACGGTGTTCCCGGACGAAGTGCGCGACCTCGAGGAGCGCGACGGGGCCGCCGGCGACGACGACTGGCGCGACGTCGCCCGGCCGATGCCCTACGGACTCTCGGAGACGGAGGAAGGAGGCCTCGAGGGCGAGACCTTCGAGTGGGCCCTGCAGACCGACGGCTGTGGTGACTGCACCTTTTACGAGGAAGACGATGCAGGGGTGGGTGCCTGCGCCGCTCACGACGACCGCCCGCTGATCTGCCGGACCTATCCGTTCAGCGTCGCGCTGGCGGGCACCAGCCAGCCGATGGGCGAGGCCGTCGACGAGGCTGGGGTCGTCCGCGCCCACGAGTGCGAGGGTCTCGGCCGGGACATCTCTCGAGACGACGCCGAAGCGTTGGCTCGAGCGCTGAAAGAACGGGCAGTCCGGGAACTCGAGGAGGCCATCGCGGTCCGCGACGAGTACGAACCCGCCGATCCCGGCCCGGGCGAGGTCGTCGTCCACGACTCCGAGGGCGCGAAGGGAGTCGACGGGACGCCGCTCGAGGAGTGA